TTGACTATAGAGATCAAGATTGTTCCAATCTAAttgataataaaaagtaaaataaaataaaacataattaaaaaaacgaGTGTGAAATTGGAAAAGTTGTTGAATAACCTCAATCCTCATCATAAGAGAGACAAAAAAGTAACTCGTCTTAAAACTATGTGATAAGAATAATACAACCTAATCTAGTCTGTTCAAGAAAACATATTCCTAACAGCAACATTTATGCTACGGTAGTCTTCCCTTTAATGTCTTGGTCTCCGGCAGCAAACCTGTCCACAATGGATAGGGTCATGAATTAATTGAGACATTATAATAATAGAAAGAACAGTGAGAAGAGAAAGGTGCATGCTTACACATAGTACTTCATATGGAGACCAACTTTAAGATTACCCTTAGATTCAACCTTAGCAGAAAAATTATCCTCGGTTTGGAGCTTGACTCTGGCATAAGGAACAATGTTAATATATTCATTTGGACGCTTTATATCCAATTTAATATCCATTTGATATGTAAAGACATAGATCAGACTTTCTTTGCTTGTGTGGTGACAACAAAAAACGTTAGACACCATCCCCATCTCATCCAAATCATTCACATGCACAACAGCCACGGGTTTCTTCTTAGACAAGTCAAAGATGTACCAAATAGATACAATATcaataataagaagaaaatcaCTGCAACCCAAACGAACGAGTTTCCTACCAGCTTTGTAATCACAAAACGGCGGAAAATTGCACTCAATGGGGCTCCAAATGTTGGCATTCAAATCATATGACATGAGCCATTGATTGTTATCATCATCAAAAGAATACAACACAATGAGGGTTTCCCACAAAAAGTAAGAGTGAGGATTCAAGCGCACGCCAGCGGGCACTTCCCTCTTTTCCCAAAATTCTGATTTTAGGTTGTAGATATCAACCCAATTATCACCAATGCAGCACAATTTGCCATCGTATGGAATTATTATGGGGCGCAATTGGTGGGGAAGAAGATGGTTCTGCATAAACTCCAAATCCAAGTATGACCATCATACTTGAGGCACCAAATGTTTCTAGCGCCATCAAAATCCAGTTCTCTTTCACTATCCTTATCCAGGTCACCAAGAAAGAACAAGCTGAGACCAACGGAACAACAAAATATTTCAGATAATGGTAAACTAGAATCGCTTGTTCCACCATGTGGAAGAGGCCATTTGACAGTTACAGGACCTCCGTCTTCAAGATCAACAGTTCCATTCTTCATGAAGTTGGCCTCACTGATAGTTAACATCCTGCGACTGTAGGTTGTACTTCTACATTCATCATACAGATTTTCCACCAACATATATATGCGTTTTGCATCACAACAACCAGCATCATCCTGTAACTAAGAAAACAATCATAATATTTAGGAGAAAAATAGATCACCAGTTTAAAACAATTATCTATCAAATAGAAAGCATTTCAATAGTGTAAGTATTGATAATAAATGGTATCCTAGCTATCGTCAAACCCTTAAATGAAGGTTAAATTCACAGTGGATTAGTCATTGACTTGGGGAGAGATGGGATATGAAACCAAAAATTATATACATGTAACATATAAAGGATAAGAGCATGCAGAAATCTACCTCAGGTTCAGATTCTCTGCACATGCCATTAGCAACTCCTCCCGAAACCGTCGCAACAATGCTTCCCCACCACTCTTCAAAATCAGAACCGTATTGAACATGATCCAAATCCCTAATATGATTGACGGCCTTAGCCATCAAATTCTTACCATCCCTTTTGCCCACCACAAATGCAGTGAAACTGCAAGCCTTCACAACAACCGCTCCGATCCCAAAGCTCTCCGCGTTATTCACGAGCCAACTGGCGAAGTCCTTTGCTCCTTTGCTGTTGTTGGCGAACGGTAGGGGAGGTTGGTTATGCGAAGTTGaatgaaggaggaggatgaggtTCTCCTTGGATAGGTCTTCGGGATCGTAAGTCCGAGCATCTACGACCTCCAAAACGAGGCCTTTCGACTCTAACAAATCGCAGAGGCGCTTCGCTAGGGCTTCTGCAGTTGAATATCCGATTTGCGAAACGAACATGATCTTGCCACGAGGATTGCGTTTGAGTTGCTCTTGATGGAGTGTTATGAGATTCTCTTTGTGCGGGCGGATGTGAGTCTTGTAGATTGAGAAGAAGGATGCGGCAGTGACCGTGGTGGCGGCCACGCTGGACAGGATAGCGGATACCGATACATCCGCCGGTAACGAAGGCAACCAAAGGGGCATTATTGGCTACAAACTCAATTTT
This portion of the Arachis duranensis cultivar V14167 chromosome 6, aradu.V14167.gnm2.J7QH, whole genome shotgun sequence genome encodes:
- the LOC110272893 gene encoding S-adenosyl-L-methionine-dependent tRNA 4-demethylwyosine synthase-like, with the protein product MPLWLPSLPADVSVSAILSSVAATTVTAASFFSIYKTHIRPHKENLITLHQEQLKRNPRGKIMFVSQIGYSTAEALAKRLCDLLESKGLVLEVVDARTYDPEDLSKENLILLLHSTSHNQPPLPFANNSKGAKDFASWLVNNAESFGIGAVVVKACSFTAFVVGKRDGKNLMAKAVNHIRDLDHVQYGSDFEEWWGSIVATVSGGVANGMCRESEPELQDDAGCCDAKRIYMLVENLYDECRSTTYSRRMLTISEANFMKNGTVDLEDGGPVTVKWPLPHGGTSDSSLPLSEIFCCSVGLSLFFLGDLDKDSERELDFDGARNIWCLKYDGHTWIWSLCRTIFFPTNCAP